The sequence CGGCCAGGCGCGCGTCGACCGTGAGGGCGCCGCAGCCAGCCTTCGCCCGTTCGACGTTGGTGAGCCGGACGACCTCGTCGGTCTTCGAGGCGGCGGGCGGGGCCGTCGTGGCGGGTGGCCGCGTCGTCACGGGTGGCCGCGTTGTCATGGGCGGAGCCGGCCGGACGGGCGGTTGGGCTGGCGGTTGGGCCGCCGTGGACGGTGGCGCGGCCACGGTCGTGGGCGACGCCGGCGGCGGGATCGGGTCCGCCGACAGCGAGAAGGTCAACGATGTCGCGGCGGTCGGCGACGAAGTGGCCACTGTCGCGGTCGGCTGCGCGGACTCGCCGCCGCCGGGCGGCGACGAGGCGAGAATGGGCTTGCAGGCGGCCAGAACCGTCACGAGGACGGCGGCCGAACCGAGCGCGGCCAGCGCGCCGGTGACGGTCCTACGGGCAAGAGGCATGACGACTCCTCGGTTGCCCCCCCTAGGAACGGCCGGAAGCGTACCAAACCGGACGGGGCCGCCGAGCCTCGCGGTCAGGCGGCCCGCCGGGCCGGTCCGCGGGGCCGGTCCGCGGGGCCGCTCGCCGCGAGGCCGGGCCCTCGACGTCGCGGGTGGCGGCCGGACGCCGCTGGCCCGGCCGGCGCCGTCGGCGCCCCGCGTCCGACTCAGGGGTAGATCTTCTGGCTCTGCGCGAGCATGGCCACGTACTTCTCGATCCGGCGCGCTCGGGTCTCGGCCTTCTTGACGTCCTGGATCCGGTACAGGATCGCGTACCGGTTCTGCCGGTCCAGCGTCTCGAAGAAGGCCGCGGCCGGCGGGCTGGCCGCGAGGGCGGCGGCGAGGTCGTCGGGGACTCGCGCCGTGCTGGAGCCGTCGTAGGCCGCTTCCCACCGGCCGTCGCTTCTGGCGCGCTCGACCTCGGCGAGCCCCGCCGGCCGCATCCGTCCCTGCTCGATCAACGCGGCGACCCGCGCACAGTTGATCTTCGACCATCTGCTGCCCTGCTTGCGCGGGGTGAACCGCTGCAGCCACCACTCGTCGTCGAGTTTGTTCTTCTGCCCGTCGATCCAGCCGAAACAGAGCGCCACCTCGACGGCCTGCGCGTAGTCCAGGGCGCTGACGCCGGGGCTCTTCTTCCGCAGCTTCAGCCAGATGCCCGGGCAGGTCTCGTGCCGCTCGCCGAGCCAGACCTCGAACGCCTCGGCCGACTCGAACGCGACGGTCTCCAGATCCGCGGACATTCCTGCAGTGAATCACGGCCGCGACCGGCGCCCGACCTGGTCAGGTCGTCTGGTGGTCGCCGTGGAGCGCCTCGCCGAGCCGCTCCCGGCCGACGCCGAGCTTGCGGTAGACGAGCCGCAGATGGTTCTCGACCGTGCGGACGGACAGCGCCAGTTCGCCGGCGATGCGCCGGTTGGCCAGGCCGGCCGCCGCGAGGCCGGCGACCTGACGCTCGCGCGCGGTCAGCGCCGTGCCGGCGGCCGCCGGGCGGTCCGGGGAGAGCGGCGTGCGCCTGGGGTCCGCCTCGGGGGCCCGTGGCCGGGGCACCTGGCTCGGCGAGGGACGCGGGAGACCGCGCGGCGGAAGCAGGCCGAGATGATGGGCACGCAGGACGGCCGTGAGCCGGTCGGGGGCGTCCAGCTTGCGGTACAGGCTGGTCAGGTGGTTGCCGACGGTGCGTACCGAGATGTTCAGCCGCCGGGCGATGCCGGCCGCCGTCAGCCCGTCGGCGAGCGCCACCAGCACGGTGATCTCGCGAGGCGTGATCTCCAGCGTGGCCGCGACCTGCTCCGCCTCGCGTGGCTGCCCCGCGTGGTCCGCCGCGCGGCCCGAGCTGGCGCGGCCCAAGCCGGCCCCGCCCAAGCCGGCCCCGCCCAAGCCGGCCCCGCCCGAGCCGGCCCCGCCCGAGCCGACGCGGCCCGAGCCGGCTGGCTCGGACGCGAGCCCGGCGCGCCACCGTTCCAGCTGCCGGGCATGCCCGTCGAACGCGGTCAGCAGCGGCTGGATGCGCTGGCCCAGCGCCACGTCGCGATCGCCGAAGTCGGCCGCGCCCCGCAACACCCCGAGAGCGCGGAATGGCTTGTCCCGCAACGGGACCGCCAGCGCGTGGCCGGTCCCGAACAGCTCGCTGATCATCCGGTAGCCGGCGGTACCCCGAAAGACCAGTGGCGAGGCCAGGTCACTCACGCGCAGCACCGCCGTGCTGCCGGCGCCGTGGCCGTAGTGCCAGGAGAACGGGTGGTCGCTGAGCAGCTCGTCGGGCAGGCTCGCTCCGGGCTCCACCCCGGTCGAGCTCACCGCGGACATCGTCTCCACCCACCGGCCGTCCAGGATGTCGTAGTCGACGTCGGCGAACAGGAACACCTCGGCCCGGAAGAGCGAGTGCAGGAGCTCCCGGCCGACGACCCGCCACGGGGTGGCGGTCTCGAACGAGCCGAGGACTGAGGTGACGACATCCAGGACATGGTCGTAGTCACGGACGCTCAGCGAAGACATGAGGCCTCTCAGATGTCCCGTTCGGACGTCCTTGAGAATAGCGGCCGGTGGAATCGGGCGGAGCGGTATGCGGGCGGCGGCGGCGGGCTGGGTGCCCGGGCCTCAGGAGAGCTCCAGGACCAGCTCGGACGGCGCTCGTACAAAAGCCCCTGTGTCCTGGGGGGTGAATCCCGGAGCGTACCGCGGGCTACCCACCGCCAACAGCTTGCGCACACTTACGCCTACCTCGGCGCGGGCCAGGTGCGCCCCGACACAGAAATGCCGCCCGAGGCCGAACGCGGTGTGGCTCGCCGCGGCGGTGAAGCCTCGTTCACCGTCGATTTCCGGACGGTGCAGGTCGAATTCGTCCGGGCGCTCGAACCGGGACTCGTCACGGTTCGCCGAGGCGAGCAGGCAGATGACGGTGCTGTTCGCCGGAACCGTGCCCCCGGTCATCTCGATGTCCACGGACGGCTGGCGCATCACCATCTGGACGACCGGCGAGAACCGCAGCGTCTCGACCAGCGCGCGGTCGATGAGCGACGGGTCAGCGCCGACCGCGGCCAGCTGGTCCGGGTGGTCGAGCAGGTTGCGGACCACGACGGTGATGGCCTTGTCGGTCGTCTCCCCGCCCGCGGTCAGCAGCAGGCTGGCGAACGCCTTGATCTCCTCGTCGGTCATGGCGACGCCGTCCACCTCGGCGGCGCACAACGTCGAGATCAGGTCGTCGCCCGGCGACTCGCGCCGTGCGGCGACCACCGGCAGCAGATAGGCGGCCAGCTCCTCCTTGGCGCGCACGCCGGCCGCCGTGACGGCCGGGTCGCCGACCAGGTTGCTGACGAACGCCACGATCGCGGAGTACCAGCCGTGGAAGAGGTCGTGGTCGCGCTGCGGCAGGCCCAGGATGTCCACGATGACATTGATCGGGAGCCTCGTCGCGAACGTGTCCACCAGGTCGAACGGGCCGGCGGCCGGGATTCGCTCCATCAGCTCGTCAGCGTTGCGCTCGATGACGGGCAGGAAACGTTCGAAGAGCTCCCGGCCACGAAACGACGGCGACACCAGCGCCCGCTTGGTGGAATGCTCGCGACCATCCATCTGGATGATGGTGCGGCCGTGTACGGGTTCCGCCTGCCATTCATAGTTCCGGTTGGTGAAAGCCGGGTCCTTGAGCGCGCGCTCCACGTCC is a genomic window of Pseudofrankia inefficax containing:
- a CDS encoding CAP domain-containing protein, encoding MPLARRTVTGALAALGSAAVLVTVLAACKPILASSPPGGGESAQPTATVATSSPTAATSLTFSLSADPIPPPASPTTVAAPPSTAAQPPAQPPVRPAPPMTTRPPVTTRPPATTAPPAASKTDEVVRLTNVERAKAGCGALTVDARLAASAQAHTADMAQNNYFSHTSLDGRTMVDRIRATGFPLTAVGENIAAGGTTAAQTMDMWMNSPGHRANILNCSYTRIGVGYAEGGSYRYYWTQDFGRL
- a CDS encoding YdeI/OmpD-associated family protein, with protein sequence MSADLETVAFESAEAFEVWLGERHETCPGIWLKLRKKSPGVSALDYAQAVEVALCFGWIDGQKNKLDDEWWLQRFTPRKQGSRWSKINCARVAALIEQGRMRPAGLAEVERARSDGRWEAAYDGSSTARVPDDLAAALAASPPAAAFFETLDRQNRYAILYRIQDVKKAETRARRIEKYVAMLAQSQKIYP
- a CDS encoding LuxR C-terminal-related transcriptional regulator; this encodes MSSLSVRDYDHVLDVVTSVLGSFETATPWRVVGRELLHSLFRAEVFLFADVDYDILDGRWVETMSAVSSTGVEPGASLPDELLSDHPFSWHYGHGAGSTAVLRVSDLASPLVFRGTAGYRMISELFGTGHALAVPLRDKPFRALGVLRGAADFGDRDVALGQRIQPLLTAFDGHARQLERWRAGLASEPAGSGRVGSGGAGSGGAGLGGAGLGGAGLGRASSGRAADHAGQPREAEQVAATLEITPREITVLVALADGLTAAGIARRLNISVRTVGNHLTSLYRKLDAPDRLTAVLRAHHLGLLPPRGLPRPSPSQVPRPRAPEADPRRTPLSPDRPAAAGTALTARERQVAGLAAAGLANRRIAGELALSVRTVENHLRLVYRKLGVGRERLGEALHGDHQTT
- a CDS encoding cytochrome P450, with product MVFGGNRPAPDVTSAQFMADPYGAYAVLRAEFPLAWNEPTNSYLLSRFEDVERALKDPAFTNRNYEWQAEPVHGRTIIQMDGREHSTKRALVSPSFRGRELFERFLPVIERNADELMERIPAAGPFDLVDTFATRLPINVIVDILGLPQRDHDLFHGWYSAIVAFVSNLVGDPAVTAAGVRAKEELAAYLLPVVAARRESPGDDLISTLCAAEVDGVAMTDEEIKAFASLLLTAGGETTDKAITVVVRNLLDHPDQLAAVGADPSLIDRALVETLRFSPVVQMVMRQPSVDIEMTGGTVPANSTVICLLASANRDESRFERPDEFDLHRPEIDGERGFTAAASHTAFGLGRHFCVGAHLARAEVGVSVRKLLAVGSPRYAPGFTPQDTGAFVRAPSELVLELS